The following proteins come from a genomic window of Halomicroarcula saliterrae:
- a CDS encoding uracil-DNA glycosylase, which translates to MGTMDGLTVTECRRCEALCESRSQIVNGVGPADADLLFVGEGPGANEDEQGEPFVGRSGDVLDETLREVGLDRGDVRITNCVRCRPPENRDPHKEELANCRGYLEQEIELVDPELVVTLGKVPGEHLLERDVAVTGEAGDVADMTVDGSPQPVMICVHPAATLYDPSQNETFRSTLEKAAEFTDGESGQKRLGDF; encoded by the coding sequence ATGGGTACCATGGACGGGCTGACGGTGACCGAATGCCGGCGCTGTGAGGCGCTGTGTGAATCGCGCTCGCAGATCGTCAACGGCGTCGGCCCGGCGGACGCGGACCTGCTGTTCGTCGGCGAGGGTCCCGGCGCCAACGAGGACGAACAGGGCGAGCCCTTCGTCGGCCGCAGCGGCGACGTGTTAGACGAGACGCTGCGGGAGGTGGGACTCGACCGCGGTGACGTTCGCATCACCAACTGCGTGCGCTGTCGCCCGCCGGAGAACCGCGACCCACACAAGGAAGAGCTGGCGAACTGCCGGGGCTATCTGGAGCAGGAAATCGAGCTGGTGGACCCCGAACTCGTCGTCACGCTCGGGAAGGTGCCCGGCGAGCACCTCCTCGAACGGGACGTGGCCGTCACCGGCGAGGCCGGCGACGTGGCCGACATGACCGTCGACGGGAGCCCCCAGCCGGTGATGATATGTGTCCACCCGGCGGCGACGCTGTACGACCCGAGCCAGAATGAGACGTTCAGATCGACGCTGGAGAAGGCCGCAGAGTTTACTGACGGCGAGAGCGGGCAGAAGCGGCTGGGAGATTTCTAG